The Oncorhynchus masou masou isolate Uvic2021 chromosome 14, UVic_Omas_1.1, whole genome shotgun sequence region ggcaaatatgcactgagtttgaaggtaggccttgaaatacattcacagatacacctccaattgactcaaatgatgtcaattagcctatcagaagcttctaaagccatgacataattttctggaatttttcaagctgtttaaaagcacagtcaacttagtgtgtgtaaacttctgacccactggaattataagtgcaataatctgtctgttaacaattgttgggaaaatgacttgtgtcatgcacaaagtagatgtccaaactgacttgccaaaactatagtttgttaacaagaaatttgtggagtggttgaaaaaacgagctttaatgactccaacctaagtgtatgtaaacttccgacttcaactgtatgtattgcTCAAAACATTATCACATATTACCCATGCAGGACATTTTCTGGAATATAGAGTATCTTTCTTCTATAGCGTGATAATAACGTTCAAGAATAATTTCCACTTCATTTGTAAATGGGCTAACCCAGATCATTTGAAACATGTTAAAACATAAATGGGTATGAGGCCATACAGCCGACTGAGTAAAATAACATAACGGAGAGAGTTGGTGAGGCTCCCCTTAGAGAAAGAACACGTGATTTCACACGTGGAAAATAAATCatatgtttttggaacacttcacacaTATTACTTTACATGCTGTCACATTAACTTCCCATAAGATCACATATGTTTTTGGAAAACTTCGCAAGTGATTACAttgtttattttccctttatttaagcaggcaagtcagttaagaccaaattcttattttcaatgacggcctgggaacagggggttaactgcctgttcaggggcagaatgacagatttgtaccttgtcagctcgggggtttgaacttgcaacttccggttactagtccaacgctctaaccactaggctaccctgcctccctgtGTGGATGTTGCATAAGGGTCAATAAGGGTATAAAGGAAAGAGAAGTTTAGGAACCACTGTGATGCAGTATGACTCAACCTAAACAACAACTGAACATTTTGAGTGATTTCTGACATTTTGCTACAGGCAATACATATCCCGCAACAAGGCCAGATGATGAGACGTTGGTTGATGGAATAAAATCTTTATTGATACatgctgtacatacagtatttttGATTTGCTGGACTATCAAAAACAAGTCATCACTCCATCCAGTCAAATAGCATGGCCAAAACTACCCATTGTATAATGCTCTTTTGAATGCCAGCTATCACATATTCAACAAGGTAATGTGGACAGTAAATACACTCGCAGCCGCCCATCCAAAAAAGTGATGCAGGTTAACAGATCGATTTCTGTTTTCCCCAGGAAGGGATTAGGACAGTGCTGGGCCTAGCCTGACATTTAGCACGTCTCCGTGTCCTGAACGCTGAATATGGACCTCGTTCACAACGTCTGTTGAATATGTTCACACCGGATCAGTCTTCTCCCCGTATGCCACAACGACACGTATCAACCATGATCTCATTACAGTCATGACTATTGACCAGGTAACCTTTATAGGTGTCAAGTCAGTACACCTACACCTACCTGTGTCGCATCAACTCAACACAGTAAGGTTGTGCGGCACAAACAAAGGCTTTGGGCTAGTAGCATTGTGTAGTCAAGCGTGTTATCCGCTGAGATgtgtactttttttttaaaggcacatcGAATCAATGAAGTAGGGCCTACACACTTGCTCCAACAGATCGCTTTATTGGGCTTCGTCGGGTATAACAAAGGCTCTCACACAAAAAGAAAAAGCGGGTATTGATCAAGTGGCTGTTTATGTTATGTAAACGAACAAAAGACATACTTTGTAAGATGTGCGTCTCAAGTCCTTGATAGGCCCTTCTCTGTGTGTCTACCTTGAGGTCTGTGCTAATACCATAGGACATTCAATTGACATTAAACAATCAAATATTGTTGCTAATAAAGAAGCAATATAATATATTTTGTcaaataatgacagtaccacagaGGGACGGCAGAATAACCGGTGTTGCTGTCAAGTGACAgggggtgtgtctgtctgtgtgcgagTGTAACTTTTGTTCATTCATTATGTCCTAGACAACAGAGGTTTGTGTCGTATGTGTTTTGACACTCATTTGTCAAGTCATCAagttccttttttttttttaggagCCACCTCTTCCCGAACTCATGGAAAAATTCATGATTGATTTGACGCAATATACTGATTGTTCCATAGTCACATACAAAAACAGGTCCCATCGGCGAGAGGTGGTAAATGGAGAAAATCTCATGTTTCCTCCTGTTGATACATTAAAACATGTGTTCCCCATCTATAAAAACAGTGGCCCCAAACAAGCGGCAACATACTAAACCGACCACCACACTTTCAAGTGAAGAAATCATCCTTGGCAATTAAGAGAAAAAATGGGACAAGGTAAACCAGcttttatattattttttaaGTGGGAAGTCAGTGTACCTTTTAATACCATTTAACTTTAACATGTAATTACTGAGGCAGGGGCTAACAAGGCAGAGAAAGAGTGAACAAGTATTGTACTGCCATGAGGGTATAATCTACTTACACAGAACCACTTCCTTTAACAGCGTGATCTATTAGATTTACATTTGAGATagttagcagacactcttatccagagcaacttacaggagcaattagggttaagtgccttgctcaaggacacatcaacagatttctcacctagtcagctcagggattcaaaccagtaacctttcagttactggcccaacgctcttaatcgCTAGGCTATTGATGTACAAAGGCTGAGAATATCTTACTAACCTGTCGCAACATAATTTGACTTACTCATTTTTATACATTTCTTATTTTCTTTCATCTCTCTTTTAGTGTTTCTGCTGATGCCAGTCTTACTGGTCAGTTGTTTCCTGAGTCAAGGGGCGGCGATGGAAAACCAACGGCTCTTCAACATCGCAGTCAACCGGGTGCAACACCTCCACCTATTGGCTCAGAAAATGTTCAACGACTTTGTAAGACAGCTTTTGAATCTTCTTTTGACACAGCAGATAATGTTTCAGAGGTGGTTCCTCTTCTTTGTAGACAAGTGTCCTCTTCACGCATACCGAGCGGCAAAACATTCTCTCTCCCGTCTTTGTGATTTTGTGCAGGAAGGCACCCTGTTGTCTGATGAACGCAGACAGCTGAACAAGATATTCCTGCTGGACTTCTGTAACTCTGACTCCATCATGAGCCCAATCGACAAGCAGGAGACTCAGAAGAGTTCAGTAAGTTACCTGGCTGAGACAATCCTCCATGATGCACAATTCCAACATGAATAATAGGGCATCTCAATTTGAACAATTGATACAACTTAGTCATTAGTTATTGGGCAAGCAGATCTCCGATTGTCTAAACTCCATGGGTgaatatatactgtagataagcAGAACCAGCATCATGCATGGTGGAAATTAAATCTAGCCATGAAAGGGAGTTTTAAATTGTAAAATCAGCAGTAAAATGTTGCTATACCTCAGTGCCTTCAACTAAGGTAGGtaaaaacaaccacatatcacagtcctTGTAAGTCAAACCCATCACTTTCTAATCGGCGGCTTCTCTACGTCTACATTCTCCAGCCATGTATCATGTAAATGATATGGCACCTCAAGCTGTACAATACAACTCAACTTCATTTTCTAATAATCTGTGGTTTCTctacatctacacacacaggTTCTGAAGCTGCTCCATATCTCTTTCCGCCTGATTGAATCCTGGGAGTACCCTAGCCAGACCCTGACCATCTCCAACAGCCTAATGGTCAGAAACTCCAACCAGATCTCTGAGAAGCTCAGCGACCTCAAAGTGGGCATCAACCTGCTCATCAAGGTAATGGTCAATTACCATTTGTGGTGCCGCACTTTGTGCATTTTTAACTCAAATACTTCTAGTAAGTTGAAGTCAGTCAATGAAAAGTCATTATTACTTCAAATGTCTATGTGGTACTGGCTCAAATCTAAATGAGTCACATCAATGCAAGTTTTTAAAGTTATAACAAATGAACTTTTTACCCAGCATGCTCTACTACAGGTAGATTTTTTGGAATTGTTTtgaatatctgtgtttttgcatgtacagtacattgagtgattgattgattgattgattcatcttatgctacacacagatatataacgtacatttttctacattttcacaaagataaataacatacaagGTACCGGAATTTTGCAAACCTACTTGCAGGTCAATAAACAAGTATTGATATCCACACATCCACCCCAccatgcatctctctctgtctctcacagggGAGCCAGGATGGCGAACTGAGCCTGGATGACAATGACTCTCAGCATCTGCCCCCCTACGGGAACTACTACCAGAACCTGGGGGGCGACGGCAACGTCAGGAGGAACTACGAGCTGTTGGCCTGCTTCAAGAAGGACATGCATAAGGTGGAAGACCATGTTGCCTTCAATTGCATGTGCCTTCCTATATTTTCTACAGTGCATTGTTTTTTTGTGATCTCTATTGTGAAGTATCTTTGAGTCTTTAACCCAtatgttattactattattgttcATTGATCAAGACTGGTCTCGAGAAAGTCCTGGTGACTTAGAACATTCACATTAAAATGTGTCAACTATAACCTATTCTtcttgtccccccccccaaaggttGAGACCTACCTGACCGTCGCTAAGTGCAGGAAGTCACTGGAGGCCAACTGCACTCTGTAAACGTTTTTGCATTTTGTTCTCTGAAATCAACTTTCTATGATATTCACTCCATTACTCGGAGCTACCATTGATCCATGGACATTTTAGATTAGTACATTTATAGAAACGCTTTTTTAGAAACGGTCTTATTTAGATATATGATTCAAGGTGGTGGTGCCATTTATGTATAAATTAATATTTAGGGGTGAAATGGGAACATGTAGAGCTCCAATCTTTAGGTATGTCCACAGATGGATAATATATTTTAGAGTAATTTCCTTTAAGTATTTTCATTCCTTTATCTTTCTGTTTGAAACGAATAGTGATTTGTTTTCAATAAACTTCTCTGCGGTACATGATCTCTTGGTTACTATTTGCTATCTTTCAaatcaacattttttttacaagTTTCTAGCCCCAACATTCCTATTGTGTCCCTTGGACAACTTAAGGCTGGATTCAATTCGTATCGCAGACGCTCCATTGAAATGTAAAGGCTATGTTCCCTGCGTCCGTGGAGACGGCATTCACCgcaaacgctgcatatgtcaggCTCGTTCGGGAAATTACCTTAATTAAATATGTTACGCTGTTCTTCGGCAATACAGATTGAAAACAGCCCATAGTCACGTACATTCATATTGTATATAAATATCCCCTGTCTGTTGCGAATGTTGAATAAAGCTTAATTTGAACTTTGTCTGCTGATTGTCCATAGAGTTGGTTGTTATATAGCTCGGAATTTGAGAAAAGATATCCAAAGGAACATACATGAAAAGGCTGGTCTCCTGCAGGTGCCTAATATGTCAAAACACCTCATGTCAAAACAAAAGTCATGCAAGTGCAAGCAAGCGATAACTTGTGCCAGACTTATTTTGACAGAGAGGAAGATGGGTATGCAGCAGACCTGTTTATCGACATGTTCCTTCAGATATTTTGTCTCAAATTCCACGCTATACAAGAACCAAACCCATGGACAATTGTCAGATTAAGTTCAAATGgaattttattcaacattcatgacacacagtggatGTGAAGCTAGCTTTCAGGTTTTGGCAATGGAGTATTGCGCGCTGAGGACGTCAGAGGGATAGCGTCGGTGCATCATGAATAACAAGTTCCATGCATTAAACATAATGAACATTTCAGTGTTATATGAAGTGAGTTGAGTCTTAGTAGTACCAGAATCTTATATTTACAAAAGCACCACACCACCTCACATCAACTCCCACCATAACTAAATCTATGGATTTACCTTCAGTACTAGTAGCTGTGTTATAATTTACCATTCATCGTTAACGTCAATGCCATGAACAGTGGGGTACCGTGGATTCACGAGGCTCCCCTGCAAGGTACGAGCAAGACCAATTGCAAAGCCAGGGGGCGGGAAATAGAATGCGATGCTCATGTTAACATTTGTACCACAGGAACAGTATACCTTGTTGTCAACAGACAATTAGCCTACCAACCTCTGAATATATTGAGTCAATTATGGTTCTACAGGTATTTAAGGGACTTCAATTGTGAGCTAAAACGATTAGATTATTTTACTTTCCTCATGTCTTCAATCATGGGCAACTCCAAATCCTTTGGTGGCCCCAACAAACTTTAACCAGATGAAGGTGTGTCCCAGCACTCGCAATTTCATTGGTTACGCAGCTGTAAGCCCCGTGCCCGAGCTCATTGGTCATGTTGGATACAGAAAAACTGCTGTAGGGGTAAAGTCAGAGTTTTCTCAAATTCTTCAATTAATAAACTGTTGTTTAACATTTACAGCTATATCAACTGTTCGGTGGTCAAACTATTTTGTTGGTTGTGCCAAGTGAGGACAATATTGGACGGAATGGAGATGCTAGATAGATACAATGAGAGGACAAGAAGGATGAGGGTTTCTGGAGTAGAGGAATATGGAAGGTGGATGGACAAACTTGAATCTGGCCCAGTGGTGACAGGTCTTGCAAGGGCAGAAGCTGATGCAATGTTTGATTCTGTTGGCGCGAGTAAGGTTGGTAAGAATGACTGGACCACGGTAATAAAGAAGAATTGAGCTAAAAGAGCTAAAGCTGAAAATGAACAGCAGTTTCTGGTTGGAGTACCATTCATGAATAATAATGTTTATTTTTGGGAGACCTGTTTGCGATTACGAAGATGGCGAAGGACAAATTGAGAAAGGCGGAGTCAGTCAGAGTAACCAGGAGCGGTATGATGGTGATTTCATGTGTATCAAAACAGGAAAAGGAGACAGCTCTGTGGCTCTATAAACTGTCAACATACGAAGTGGAGAGTTGTGATTTTCAAGAGAAGGGCACAGAAGAATGGTGTCATCTCGCTGGATATCGAGGCTTCACATCACATAACCCTTATTGTGAAAGAAAAGAAGGAGGAGAAGTCTGTTCGATGAAGAGTCTCTCCTGATCCAAAGCTGTGATACATGAGATGTGCAGTGTATGTACAAATGTATGTACAAAAGTAACAGCAATGTCATGCATGTAAAATCTTTGGCCACGTGTCAAGTATTTGCAGATGGAATATAAGTGTTGAAGAGTCTGGGGATACACAATGCTGCAAATGTGATGGAAAGCATTTTCCAGAGTTCCCTAAGtgccctgttagggtgaaggaggTCAAAGTAGCGAGGCTCAAGGCTGTCAATCAGGTGTCCTATGTGGAGACAGTGAACATTGTTgaaggagagagtggagatgaTGAAGCTTTGGCAGTGGATGACAAGCAAGCGGCCTGTTGATATCATTCATCAGATCAAAGATCCTGAAATACTAATGGTGAAGAAGGTGTATTTTTGTTCCATTCATTGTGCAGGTGATTAATTGTACAGGACAaactcatttaaaaaaatagaagAAACTGGATATCATTGTGAAAGTGGCAAAAAGGTTATTGGATCTTCAGGACTTCACGGCGGAAACATTGCAGGGAATACTGTCGGAAGATACTCCTCCCTCTCAGGCCCCAGAGCCCGTGTAGGGATCTGAGTAGACTGAAACTACCTAAAGTAGTACGTTGATGTTTGTTTTAGTAAAAACATTTGGGAATGACATGACTATGTTTTTTTCAACCTTTCTTTTGCTGCATAAAAGTTCCCCAGTTTTCACCccatacagtaggtggcggcatgcacctCTACTGTGTGTTTGCGGACCGCCATAATAgcatagaagaagaagaaattaTGTTTTCAGTGCGGGGAAATCTTGTGCTGAAGTCATCGTAAACATGAACGTCATATCAAAGCGTCTGCAATAGATTGATTCATAATATCCTACCTAAAAGACTTGACTAGGGGGACATTAACACCAACCTGGATCATTGAAACCATTTTGTGCCACACTGTTGGCAGAGAAtagtagtagcctacagtaatGTTGCCCTAGCCAGAATTCACTACTGCAATGGAGGTCGAGATGGACGTCAGAGTTCAGGATACCTATTGAAAATATGAAAACACTTTTTTTCTGGAAAGTTCTATCCACATTTTCAGAAGCTTTTATTTACGTAAGTCTCATTGATGAATTGCTAGTGATTAATACAGTAGTTAGCTATGTGATTAATAAAGCAGTTATATAGCTTGGTTAATGACTTTTGAGAATCGCCACACTTTTAATTCAGAAAAAAAACGAGTGAGACTGTTTTATTTGTCATCATTACATACAGTGACATTAAAGCAATCTAAGACTTTGTTTTGGACACATCTCCATTTTACAATTAACTTGCAGAACACTAATGCAACTTTGATACAAAATCTTTGATAGGAGAGCAAGGTAGAATACCTAGGTTGCGGTCCAAACACTTAAAGATacaccctatcccctcagccctcaaattaagtggacacttctgttGACGTTTCATGACGTCTGACGAGTAtacacttgcagggcaaggggtgagggaggggagccAAGATGGCGTTGCTGTGAGGGAGTGTTTTCTCGCTTGTCAAAGCAACATTGAGGGTTAGGTGTTTAACAATCTAATATTAGCTATCAATGTTGAAAGAAACAAACTACTTGTGTTAGCGACATAGAACAAGTTTAGAGTTTGTTTTTGTCAAGTTGAATGGGAAGAACACGACAGAAAGACAACAGTAGGCGGAATATCCTAGCCTCACAAAAGACGGCAgacatgctagctagctacgacGAGAGCCAGATCAGCATGATGCCGCAAACTCAAGCAAGAGAAAGAACAAAACTGACCAGGATGAAATCCTTGCAACCTCTTTACCTCAGACCCCAATTAAAAAGTGAGAGGACATTTCCATGTCTGAACATTTCTCTGCAATCCAGTCCCTGTCTACTAAACAAGATGCCACGTTCTCCAA contains the following coding sequences:
- the LOC135553945 gene encoding somatotropin-2; this encodes MGQVFLLMPVLLVSCFLSQGAAMENQRLFNIAVNRVQHLHLLAQKMFNDFEGTLLSDERRQLNKIFLLDFCNSDSIMSPIDKQETQKSSVLKLLHISFRLIESWEYPSQTLTISNSLMVRNSNQISEKLSDLKVGINLLIKGSQDGELSLDDNDSQHLPPYGNYYQNLGGDGNVRRNYELLACFKKDMHKVETYLTVAKCRKSLEANCTL